A stretch of Dysidea avara chromosome 5, odDysAvar1.4, whole genome shotgun sequence DNA encodes these proteins:
- the LOC136255251 gene encoding uncharacterized protein translates to MPKYRRKKRQQAPYAKRSDTQTQEETGEDSCVCSKCSKSVDQILQCESCWNWYCGPCENLSEEILQVAHFKCLHWFCSKCEPCVLKLVDKSKPTGVEEQVIATTVVEQIKSVIQETRECIKKTIDEALSKTSRSGIADNMETNIPLTSSTSNGNPTSDVISAFLSEEKERSKRRCNVIVHNVEESSAENSQERKEYDISTISSVFTKHLGVKATIVNAYRIGKKQEAGGGSRPRLVKVTVASEHEKALLLRNCTKLRDKNNPEEVKRIYVTPDLTPKEQQQNKALRSQLSEMNKEGRNCIGNAEIHLESYNLYRFDRLNSVGGGVLLYVHESLPTVMCDKFMESSVDDSLWCIVSLPDSSQLLVGVIYRSPSSNEDNNSKLIDVISNLWCYKECSHVLLMGDFNVPNINWQECICSQNSDTFEVRFLNATLDSFLSQHVLDPTRQVPTQRSSILDLVFTDDPNSIDYIEHYPPLGSSDHECLVFDFKCYTVLPSCEETPRRYNYWKGNYLAMCEELDNIDWDDLLQHDSIETNWDLFKNLMLSLLDKHVPKVVKKVNTNKPPWWSSRLSKAVRDKQYLYSHFKFTKSPLDYSKYTSQRNHVKYLIRSAKVKHDELMMQRFKSNPKMLYSYVRSKSKVRSRIGQLEKSDGTLTTNDKETAGVLSSFFKSVFTVEDTSAVPNFPTKVNTTLNDISFTESDLYSVLKSLNPNKTPGPDNVHPQLLKNCAHSLTKPLFLLFVQSLNSGKLPKEWKMANVTPIFKKGSKTSASNYRPVSLTSQVVKILESLIRSRIMQYLEDNNIVTHCQHGFVTKKSCFTNLLETYENWTLALDSGHGIDVIYLDYRKAFDSVPHCRLAQRLAGYGLDGKILTWLTDFLSDRLQRVALNGEVSEWLEVTSGVPQGSVLGPLLFVLYINDIAEAIQCDLEVFADDTKLYSIIETIEDILRLQQDLNNAQEWSTLSLLSLNIDKCKVMHIGNTLASNYYVSDSASLTNLSVVENEKDLGVWVTNKLDSSLHCQKAVAKANIVIGMIKRTFPSMSKDLFLFLYKTYVRPHLEYIVQLWSPYLLKDIDMLEKVQMRATKLIKGFNGLPYSTRLQKLELYSLYCRRERGDLIETYKILKGYYDIEWSKLFTLNTSNTRGHSLKLFKKQCRTKQRLNFFTQRVVNIWNLLPHHVVSSPTIALFKQQLDCYWKQQGHGYEQRPSA, encoded by the exons ATGCCGAAATATCGACGTAAGAAAAGGCAGCAAGCGCCGTATGCGAAAAGAagtgacacacagacacaggAAGAAACTGGAGAAGACAGCTGTGTGTGTTCTAAGTGCAGTAAGTCCGTTGACCAGATACTTCAGTGCGAGAGTTGTTGGAACTGGTACTGTGGACCCTGTGAAAATCTGTCTGAGGAAATACTGCAGGTTGCTCACTTCAAGTGCCTGCATTGGTTCTGTTCAAAGTGTGAACCTTGTGTGCTCAAGTTGGTGGATAAAAGCAAGCCCACAGGGGTGGAAGAACAGGTTATTGCCACTACAGTAGTTGAACAGATCAAAAGTGTTATTCAGGAAACCAGAGAATGTATTAAGAAAACAATTGATGAGGCACTGAGTAAAACATCCAGGAGCGGTATTGCTGATAATATGGAAACTAACATCCCACTTACATCCAGCACCAGCAATGGTAACCCAACTTCTGATGTCATATCAGCCTTTCTAAGTGAAGAAAAAGAGAGAAGTAAGCGACGTTGTAATGTTATTGTACATAATGTGGAGGAATCCTCTGCGGAAAACAGTCAAGAAAGGAAGGAGTATGATATCAGCACCATATCGTCAGTTTTTACTAAGCACTTGGGTGTCAAGGCAACGATTGTGAATGCTTATCGTATAGGCAAGAAACAAGAAGCTGGAGGAGGTTCTAGACCTAGATTAGTTAAAGTAACTGTTGCCTCAGAACATGAAAAGGCTTTGCTGCTCCGTAACTGCACTAAGCTTCGTGATAAGAACAACCCAGAGGAAGTAAAAAGAATTTACGTTACACCTGACTTGACTCCGAAAGAGCAACAACAGAACAAAGCCCTCCGATCACAACTTTCCGAAATGAATAAAGAGGGTAGAAA TTGTATTGGTAATGCTGAAATACATCTCGAGAGCTATAACTTGTATCGTTTTGATAGATTAAACTCTGTTGGTGGAGGAGTTTTATTATATGTTCACGAATCTTTACCTACAGTGATGTGTGACAAGTTTATGGAGAGTTCTGTTGATGATTCTTTGTGGTGTATTGTATCCCTACCAGACAGTAGCCAACTTCTTGTTGGTGTGATTTACAGGTCACCCTCATCTAATGAGGACAACAATAGTAAACTTATTGATGTGATCAGTAATTTATGGTGTTACAAAGAATGTTCTCATGTCCTCTTGATGGGGGATTTCAATGTTCCAAACATTAATTGGCAGGAGTGTATCTGTTCTCAGAACTCAGATACTTTTGAAGTTAGGTTTTTAAACGCAACTTTAGACAGCTTTTTATCGCAACATGTATTGGATCCTACTCGTCAAGTTCCTACCCAAAGATCTTCCATCTTAGATTTAGTTTTTACGGATGACCCTAACTCAATTGATTATATAGAACACTACCCTCCCTTGGGTTCTAGTGACCACGAATGTTTGGTTTTTGATTTTAAATGCTACACAGTTCTTCCAAGTTGCGAGGAAACCCCACGCAGGTACAATTATTGGAAAGGCAACTACTTGGCTATGTGTGAAGAACTGGATAATATTGACTGGGATGATTTACTTCAACACGACTCTATTGAAACAAATTGGGATTTATTTAAGAATCTGATGTTATCACTTTTAGACAAGCATGTTCCTAAGGTCGTAAAGAAAGTCAACACAAACAAACCTCCATGGTGGTCAAGCCGTCTTTCTAAAGCTGTAAGAGATAAACAGTATTTGTATTCACATTTCAAGTTTACAAAATCACCATTGGATTATAGTAAATATACTTCCCAACGAAACCATGTGAAATATTTGATAAGGTCTGCTAAAGTCAAGCACGATGAACTAATGATGCAAAGGTTTAAATCTAATCCTAAGATGTTGTACAGTTATGTGAGAAGCAAAAGTAAGGTGCGATCTAGAATTGGTCAACTGGAAAAAAGTGATGGAACTCTCACAACTAATGACAAAGAAACTGCTGGTGTTTTGAGTTCTTTTTTCAAATCTGTATTTACTGTTGAAGATACCTCTGCTGTTCCAAACTTTCCTACTAAAGTAAACACTACACTGAATGATATTTCATTTACTGAATCTGATCTATATAGTGTGTTAAAATCTTTGAACCCCAACAAAACTCCTGGTCCAGACAATGTGCACCCCCAGCTTTTAAAGAATTGCGCACATAGCCTGACAAAACCACTTTTTCTGTTGTTTGTCCAATCATTGAATAGTGGTAAACTTCCTAAGGAATGGAAAATGGCGAATGTTACACCTATCTTCAAGAAAGGTTCCAAAACTAGTGCAAGCAACTACAGGCCAGTGAGTCTAACATCACAGGTTGTCAAAATCCTAGAATCTTTAATACGCTCAAGGATAATGCAGTACTTAGAAGATAACAACATTGTCACACATTGTCAACATGGTTTTGTTACTAAGAAATCTTGTTTCACAAATCTTTTGGAGACATATGAAAATTGGACTCTTGCACTAGACTCGGGTCATGGTATTGATGTCATCTACCTTGACTACAGAAAAGCTTTTGATTCTGTGCCTCACTGCAGACTCGCTCAGAGGTTGGCTGGCTATGGTCTTGATGGTAAGATTTTAACATGGTTGACTGATTTTCTTTCGGATCGTTTGCAAAGAGTGGCTTTAAATGGAGAGGTTTCTGAATGGCTGGAGGTGACTAGTGGAGTACCACAGGGTTCCGTACTTGGGCCGcttctttttgttttgtatataaatgacatagCTGAGGCCATACAATGTGACTTGGAAGTctttgctgatgacaccaaacTATACTCGATTATTGAGACTATTGAAGATATTCTTAGGCTTCAGCAGGACTTGAATAATGCCCAGGAATGGTCAACACTGTCTCTTCTAAGCTTGAACATTGACAAATGCAAAGTAATGCACATCGGAAATACATTAGCTTCTAATTACTATGTGTCAGATTCAGCTAGCCTTACAAATCTAAGTGTAGTCGAAAATGAGAAGGACCTGGGTGTTTGGGTGACCAACAAGCTGGACTCAAGTCTCCACTGTCAGAAGGCTGTAGCAAAGGCGAACATAGTTATTGGGATGATAAAAAGAACTTTCCCGAGTATGTCAAAGGATCTTTTTCTGTTTCTATACAAAACTTATGTGAGGCCTCATCTGGAATACATCGTGCAGTTGTGGAGCCCTTATTTACTTAAGGACATAGACATGCTAGAAAAGGTGCAAATGAGAGCAACTAAGCTAATTAAAGGATTCAACGGGCTTCCATATTCAACTAGATTACAAAAACTAGAATTGTATTCACTTTACTGCCGACGCGAGCGAGGAGATTTGATTGAAACTTACAAGATATTAAAAGGGTACTATGACATTGAATGGTCTAAACTGTTTACGTTGAATACATCAAATACCAGAGGACATTCTTTGAAACTCTTTAAGAAGCAGTGTAGAACAAAACAGagattaaatttttttacccaACGAGTTGTCAACATTTGGAACTTACTCCCACACCATGTAGTATCCTCACCCACTATAGCTCTTTTTAAACAACAATTGGACTGTTATTGGAAACAACAAGgacatggatatgaacaaaggcctagtgcctaa